A DNA window from Microbispora sp. ZYX-F-249 contains the following coding sequences:
- a CDS encoding sugar O-acetyltransferase — MAPDSDGRSMRERMLAGDLYIADDPELAEHQSRAMDLMEAFNTTPARDSRERRRLLAELLGEIGADTHIRPPLRVDYGSHIRIGARSFVNYGLVALDVAPITIGDDVQIGTNVQLLTPTHPVDPELRRAKWEAAKPITIGDNVWLGSGAIVLAGVTIWDGSVVGAGAVVTRDLPANVVAVGNPARVIRTIGPGSA, encoded by the coding sequence ATGGCGCCTGACTCGGACGGCCGCTCGATGCGCGAGCGGATGCTCGCCGGTGACCTGTACATCGCCGACGACCCGGAGCTGGCCGAGCACCAGTCGCGGGCCATGGACCTGATGGAGGCGTTCAACACCACCCCCGCCCGCGACTCCCGCGAGCGCCGGCGGCTGCTCGCCGAGCTGCTGGGGGAGATCGGTGCGGACACGCACATCCGGCCGCCGCTGCGGGTGGACTACGGCAGTCACATCCGCATCGGCGCCCGTTCGTTCGTCAACTACGGTCTCGTCGCCCTCGACGTCGCGCCGATCACGATCGGCGACGACGTGCAGATCGGTACGAACGTCCAGCTGCTCACCCCGACGCACCCGGTGGACCCGGAGCTCCGCCGCGCGAAGTGGGAGGCCGCCAAGCCGATCACCATCGGCGACAACGTGTGGCTGGGCAGCGGGGCGATCGTCCTGGCGGGAGTCACCATCTGGGACGGCAGCGTCGTCGGCGCCGGCGCGGTGGTGACCCGGGACCTGCCGGCGAACGTCGTGGCGGTGGGCAACCCCGCGCGGGTGATCCGGACGATCGGCCCGGGCTCGGCGTGA
- a CDS encoding TetR/AcrR family transcriptional regulator, whose product MSGPAADPLPPVPRRPRRHDPGRRDRLIDAALAVIAERGVAGTTHREIARVADVPLGSTTYHFASLEEVLAEAFTRHAESVARVFDERMRAARDREAAVEAVIALVSDDLLGAQRDLVLAVELYLAAARNPALRAVTQAWMARSRQALERHFDPTTARELDALIEGLVLHSALSTDPMTPEQIRHAIDRYLR is encoded by the coding sequence GTGAGCGGCCCCGCCGCCGATCCCCTCCCGCCGGTCCCACGGCGGCCCCGCCGGCACGACCCCGGACGGCGGGACCGGCTGATCGACGCGGCGCTGGCCGTCATCGCCGAGCGGGGCGTGGCCGGGACGACGCACCGCGAGATCGCCCGCGTCGCCGACGTGCCGCTGGGGTCGACGACCTACCACTTCGCGTCGCTGGAGGAGGTGCTCGCCGAGGCGTTCACCCGGCACGCCGAGTCCGTGGCCCGCGTCTTCGACGAGCGCATGCGAGCCGCCCGCGACCGGGAGGCGGCGGTCGAGGCCGTCATCGCGCTCGTGTCGGACGACCTGCTCGGCGCCCAGCGCGACCTCGTCCTCGCCGTGGAGCTGTATCTGGCGGCGGCGCGCAACCCGGCACTGAGGGCCGTCACCCAGGCGTGGATGGCGCGCAGCCGCCAGGCGCTGGAACGCCACTTCGACCCCACCACGGCCCGGGAACTGGACGCGCTCATCGAAGGGCTCGTGCTGCACAGCGCGTTGTCGACCGATCCGATGACGCCCGAGCAGATCCGCCACGCCATCGACCGTTACCTGCGCTGA
- a CDS encoding MFS transporter: protein MATPIMGARSGVVTGALAFSGMVVSMMFTLVVPIIPDLPRLLSAPAEDASWAVTATLLSSAVFTPVSGRLGDMYGKRRLMMVSLVLMVAGSLVCVAGNSLLVVVIGRALQGCAVGVIPLGISIMRDLLPPERLGSAMALMSATLGAGGAIGLPLGALVVQLVDWHMLFLAAALMGAVGLVLTLAVVPASPLRTGGRFDFLGAAGLSAGLVCLLLPVSKGGGWGWDSPLTLGLFAASAVILLVWGFVELRVADPLVDLRATARREVLITNIASIAFGFAMFGPSLVFPQVLQAPGVTGYGMGLSLFEAGLCMAVGGAMMMVLSPVSARVTGAYGPRVTLMIGALCAVAGYTVALFLMDEVWHIVLAATIVSSGAGLGYSAMPASIISAVPASETAAANGFNSLMRSIGTASASAVISAVLAAHLVPAGAFSLPSREGLRLALTTTTVAAAAALVIAALLPRGRGHAGPPEGGRRRLFRRSGRNRPPRRPRHGRECRPATAADACRSVRSASTPTGRRGRFRPGP from the coding sequence GTGGCGACGCCCATCATGGGTGCCAGATCCGGTGTCGTCACCGGTGCGCTCGCGTTCAGCGGCATGGTCGTCTCGATGATGTTCACCCTGGTCGTGCCCATCATCCCCGACCTGCCCCGCCTGCTGTCGGCCCCGGCGGAGGACGCCTCCTGGGCCGTCACCGCCACGCTGCTGTCCTCGGCCGTGTTCACGCCGGTGAGCGGACGGCTCGGCGACATGTACGGGAAGCGTCGCCTGATGATGGTCAGCCTTGTGCTGATGGTCGCCGGGTCGCTCGTCTGCGTGGCCGGGAACTCGCTGCTCGTGGTGGTGATCGGGCGGGCGCTGCAGGGCTGTGCCGTCGGCGTCATCCCGCTGGGCATCAGCATCATGCGCGATCTGCTGCCGCCCGAGCGGCTCGGGTCGGCCATGGCGCTGATGAGCGCCACCCTGGGCGCCGGCGGCGCGATCGGGCTGCCGCTGGGCGCCCTCGTCGTACAGCTCGTCGACTGGCACATGCTCTTCCTGGCGGCGGCCCTCATGGGAGCGGTGGGCCTGGTTCTCACGCTCGCGGTGGTGCCCGCCTCCCCGCTGCGTACGGGCGGACGGTTCGACTTCCTCGGCGCCGCGGGGTTGTCTGCGGGTCTGGTGTGCCTGCTGCTGCCGGTGAGCAAGGGTGGCGGCTGGGGCTGGGACAGCCCTCTCACCCTGGGGCTGTTCGCGGCGTCGGCGGTGATCCTCCTCGTGTGGGGGTTCGTCGAGCTGCGGGTGGCCGACCCGCTGGTCGACCTGCGGGCGACCGCCCGGCGTGAAGTGCTGATCACGAACATCGCGTCGATCGCGTTCGGGTTCGCCATGTTCGGGCCCAGCCTGGTGTTCCCGCAGGTGCTCCAGGCTCCGGGCGTCACGGGGTACGGCATGGGGCTGTCCCTGTTCGAGGCGGGGCTGTGCATGGCCGTCGGCGGCGCGATGATGATGGTGCTGTCGCCGGTCTCGGCCCGTGTCACCGGCGCGTACGGGCCCCGGGTGACGCTCATGATCGGCGCCCTGTGCGCGGTCGCCGGCTACACCGTCGCGCTGTTCCTGATGGACGAGGTCTGGCACATCGTGCTCGCCGCGACCATCGTGTCCTCCGGGGCCGGCCTCGGCTACTCCGCCATGCCCGCCTCGATCATAAGCGCGGTGCCCGCGTCCGAGACGGCCGCCGCCAACGGCTTCAACTCGCTCATGCGCTCCATCGGCACGGCCTCGGCCAGCGCGGTGATCAGCGCCGTCCTGGCCGCCCACCTCGTGCCGGCCGGGGCCTTCTCGCTGCCGTCCCGTGAGGGGCTCCGGCTCGCGCTGACCACCACGACCGTCGCGGCGGCGGCCGCGCTGGTCATCGCCGCGCTCCTCCCACGGGGACGCGGGCACGCCGGCCCGCCGGAGGGCGGGCGCCGCCGCCTGTTCAGGCGGAGCGGGCGGAATCGGCCTCCACGGCGCCCGCGACACGGGAGAGAATGCCGGCCGGCGACGGCGGCCGACGCTTGTCGCAGCGTCCGCTCGGCCTCGACACCGACAGGCCGGCGGGGGCGTTTCCGTCCGGGTCCCTGA